The proteins below come from a single Bactrocera dorsalis isolate Fly_Bdor chromosome 5, ASM2337382v1, whole genome shotgun sequence genomic window:
- the LOC105232786 gene encoding mucin-5AC isoform X11, whose translation MSTMDLNGPISIMEYRQRQHVVQAGVAPFPGAPTGYPSTGAQVGVANPDNLSMGVAAIKADQVSQMKTESGAQISGSTNAATSTSGVQLYMQQKKTNLPTVTSQFNGCNVSITSPSTVTTTPEVVMNSPLLSGIPAQQHNGGLGIALSNGLSPVLNGYENNHQQMQQQQLKLLRHRSSIHHAHQMHQQPQSQTQSQPSAATSTPPATLTITSSQPPSQSIVLSSVLIQNDPELNVTQQQMQQQCNANSSSGGSGGGNSTITSISNNSGTVGSTVTATTSNSTNSCISNQNQPVNGNNVASGAVSSGDIATTANGASTSSPTITPGNSDDLLGSTHQQQLITGMGGSPAAVGTAATSTTSTSVASGALVSTSTTANVATTGLVPTIMSTPQMVPGSVDSGSVVSPLVSGASTSQVIACLNAAGVGTSGGIMTSAVSSTPVATSLTSALVPLNQQQQQQTIIDSKNQPKRLHVSNIPFRFRDPDLRAMFGQQFGTILDVEIIFNERGSKGFGFVTFANSNDAERARERLHGTVVEGRKIEVNNATARVQTKKVTAVPNVVLTKDGAVPAPALVCVQWPEGYRLPVTWPFVGAPIGASAIAPMPAGAATAATSLTPGMSPIVLATRESTPRRSHCSSRCRHARRSNPSRSYGSCRWTIQPRFGRCCCSRTAATTSPPSSSGTPSSTSCATNRTPPIRIATGIASAISRRDQPSPRSSCDSDQRCSTTTAFNSSFSGRCSQHAPGSQRRCCCLCCTFGCYRCSHSIAIRCSCCIHSRRGKCSSCSQCGWYRFTRIHTRLLRSLPSSCCSFR comes from the exons CACGTGGTGCAGGCCGGTGTTGCGCCATTTCCAGGCGCTCCTACTGGCTACCCATCAACCGGTGCGCAGGTAGGCGTTGCCAATCCTGACAATCTATCTATGGGAGTTGCGGCCATCAAAGCTGACCAGGTGTCACAAATGAAGACTGAGAGTGGAGCACAGATCTCAGGAAGTACAAATGCAGCCACGTCAACTTCTGGTGTGCAGCTTTATATGCAACAGAAGAAA ACAAATCTGCCAACGGTGACATCGCAGTTCAACGGCTGCAATGTTTCCATCACATCACCTTCAACAGTAACGACGACGCCAGAGGTAGTTATGAATTCGCCTTTGTTAAGCGGTATTCCGGCGCAACAGCATAATGGCGGACTTGGGATTGCGCTTAGCAATGGATTGTCGCCCGTCCTAAATGGTTATGAAAACAATCACCAACAgatgcaacagcagcaattgAAATTGCTACGTCACCGATCTAGTATCCACCACGCGCACCAAATGCACCAACAACCACAGTCGCAAACGCAGTCACAACCATCGGCGGCAACGTCGACGCCACCGGCAACATTGACGATTACGTCATCACAACCGCCGTCGCAAAGTATTGTTCTA TCTTCAGTATTGATCCAAAATGATCCTGAGCTGAATGTTACTcagcaacaaatgcaacaacaatgcaatgcAAATAGCTCCAGTGGAGGGTCCGGTGGTGGAAACAGCACTATTACGTCGATTTCCAACAATTCTGGAACAGTTGGATCTACAGTCACAGCCACGACTAGCAACAGTACAAATAGTTGCATAAGTAATCAGAACCAACCTGTAAACGGAAACAATGTAGCCAGTGGAGCAGTCTCGTCAGGGGACATAGCCACTACCGCGAATGGCGCCTCTACATCCTCACCCACCATCACACCTGGAAACTCAGATGATTTGCTAGGAAGCACCCACCAACAACAGCTTATTACTGGAATGGGAGGCAGTCCAGCCGCTGTCGGCACTGCGGCAACCTCTACCACCTCTACTTCAGTTGCTTCCGGAGCACTAGTCTCAACAAGCACTACTGCCAATGTCGCCACCACTGGTTTGGTACCTACTATTATGTCCACCCCACAGATGGTTCCCGGCTCAGTTGACTCTGGCTCGGTAGTGTCGCCATTGGTAAGCGGAGCGAGCACTTCTCAGGTCATCGCCTGCCTCAACGCGGCTGGTGTTGGCACAAGTGGTGGAATCATGACCTCTGCCGTTTCATCGACTCCAGTTGCCACTAGTCTCACTTCGGCCCTAGTTCCATTaaatcaacagcagcagcaacaaactaTTATTGATTCTAAAAATCAACCGAAACGTTTACATGTTTCGAATATTCCATTTCGATTCCGTGATCCTGACCTACGCGCTATGTTTGGG CAGCAATTTGGAACGATATTAGATGTGGAAATCATTTTCAATGAACGAGGCAGTAAG GGCTTTGGCTTTGTAACGTTCGCAAATAGCAACGACGCTGAACGAGCTCGCGAACGTCTTCACGGCACTGTGGTTGAGGGACGTAAAATCGAG GTGAATAACGCTACAGCTCGAGTACAAACCAAAAAAGTAACTGCTGTTCCAAATG TTGTACTGACAAAAGACGGTGCCGTACCGGCCCCAGCTCTAG tGTGTGTTCAATGGCCAGAAG GATACCGTTTGCCAGTTACTTGGCCTTTTGTCGGCGCACCAATTGGAGCGTCTGCGATAGCACCAATGCCGGCTGGAgccgcaacagcagcaacatccCTAACCCCTGGAATGTCACCTATTGTACTCGCAACTCGAGAATCTACGCCGAGACGAAG CCACTGTAGCAGCCGCTGCCGCCATGCGAGGCGTAGCAATCCATCGCGGTCATATGGGAGTTGTAGGTGGACCATTCAACCCCGCTTTGGCCGCTGTTGCTGTAGCcgcacagcagcaacaacatcaccACCATCATCATCAGGCACACCATCATCCACATCATGCGCAACAAACCGCACACCACCAATTAGGATTGCAACAGGCATTGCAAGTGCAATCAGCAGGCGGGACCAACCAAGCCCACGCAGTAGCTGCGATTCAGACCAGCGCTGCTCAACAACAACTGCATTCAATAGCTCATTCAGCGGCCGCTGCAGCCAACACGCCCCAGGTAGCCaacgccgctgctgctgcttatGCTGCACGTTTGGGTGCTACAGGTGCAGCCACTCAATCGCCATCCGCTGCAGCTGCTGCATCCATAGCCGCCGCGGCAAATGCAGCAGCTGCAGTCAATGCGGCTGGTACCGCTTTACACGGATTCACACC cGTCTACTACGATCCCTTCCTAGCAGCTGCTGCAGCTTCCGCTGA